The following is a genomic window from Halichoerus grypus chromosome 13, mHalGry1.hap1.1, whole genome shotgun sequence.
ACTTCCCGCATCGTGGTTCGCCTGGAGAGCTTCCCCGAGCTCATGACGGCTGCCAAGTTCCTACTGATGAGGTCGGTCATTGAGATCTGCCAGGAAGTCATCAAACAATCTAATGTGCAGATCCTGGTGCCCCCTGCCCGGGCAGACATCATGCTCTTTCGTCCCCCTGGGACCTCGGACTTGGGTTTCCCTTTGGACATGACCAACGGGGCAGCCTTGGCAGCCAACAGCAATGGCATCGCAGGCAGCATGCAGCCCGAGGAGGAGGCAGCCCGGGCCGCTGGTGCAGCGATTGCGAGCCAGGCCTCCCTGCCTGTGTTACCTGGGGTGGACCGCTTGCCCATGGTGGCCGGACCCCTATCCCCCCAACTGCTGACTTCCCCATTCCCCAATGTGGCATCCAGTGCCCCTCCCCTGACTGGCAAGCGAGGCCGGGGCCGCCCAAGGAAGGCCAACCTGCTGGACTCAATGTTCGGGTCCCCAGGGGGCCTGAGGGAGGCGGGCATCCTTCCATGTGGCCTGTGTGGGAAGGTGTTCACTGATGCCAACCGGCTCCGGCAGCATGAGGCCCAGCATGGTGTCACCAGCCTCCAGCTGGGCTATATCGACCTTCCTCCACCAAGGCTGGGTGAGAATGGGCTACCCATCTCTGAGGACCCCGATGGCCCCCGAAAGAGGAGCCGGACCAGGAAGCAGGTGGCATGTGAGATCTGCGGCAAGATCTTCCGTGATGTGTACCATCTCAATCGACACAAGCTTTCCCACTCGGGGGAGAAGCCCTATTCCTGCCCAGTGTGTGGGCTGCGTTTCAAGAGAAAAGATCGCATGTCCTACCATGTGCGGTCCCACGATGGGTCGGTGGGCAAGCCCTACATCTGCCAGAGCTGTGGGAAAGGCTTCTCCAGGTGAGGAATGGTGCCCTCTACCCCATGACCTGTCCTATTCCTGGCTCATGGGACAGTTTCTTGCTTAGATCTGGGGGTGTGGGATTTGTGGGAGTCACTTGACCCTCTAGGGCCACATCAGGTTTGGGGAGAGTATTTTAACGGCCCTGGTTTTGTGGCCAAGAGCTGCTTTCTCTTCCCACAGGGAAGTTCTGTGGCACTAGGCGTGCCCTACTGTCTGTCTTCCTTTGGGCCTTTTGGGAAGGGGCTGGATTCCTCAGGCCACAGCCACGGGGCCTCACCATTCTTCTCCCTGGGCTCCCTTTGTGTTTCCGGCACCAGGCGTGGGGCCCCCTCTGGGGGCGGGAGGCTTTTCCTCCAGCGACTTTCCCTGCATGAATGGCTGCCCAGGGAGGGACTGAAACAAGTGCATCTGGGACTCCTTACACTCCATGCCACCAGattccacccccgccccccccccacagagcACTAGCCATCCTGGATGGGCAGACTCAAGATTCGTCCCTCACACCCTCCTGGGATCGTGGGGCACAGAGTTCTGCACCCAGAGTCTCTTAGCACCAAAATCTTTGATCTGCTCTGACCTGGTGGCTCCAGAGCCTAACTGAACCCATAGATCCCCTTTATGTTTTCAGGACAGAGAGGAGTTGGGCAGGATATCTTTCTAGATTCACTTTTTAGTGAGCCTGATAGGGAACTGAGGACTTGTTTGGGAGCagagggttgttttgtttttcctcttaagaGAGTATTCAGAATAAAAGGCTGGTTTTAACTTGCCTGGATACTGAGGACCTTGTGTGTATGTGAACCTACGGATGGAGAACTCCCTTGGAGGGGCCCCAACCAGGAACCAGTCTTACCGGTCAGGcagcccctgcccacctgctCTGGCGGGCATCTGGTTTACCAGCCCAGCTGGGGACTTACGGCTCTATCCCTTGGCCTCTGGGGACTGAATTCCATCCGGGTGGCATTCATTGGCTGCCCTggtgggagaggctgggggaggggaatacTGAGTTTCTAAGGGGCTTTAGTCTGGACAATGAATCACACATACCCCCTCCCAGAAAGGCTGCAGTAAGGCAGTCTTGTCTCATTCTAAAGCCACCTCCTCTGGTCCTAGAAATCGGTTGAgcctggtggggggcggggtgaaCGGGTAGGCAAGGTCAGAGACAAACActcacttcccttccccctctaGAAAAAACCAGGGTAGAGAGGCCTGGGCCTATGGAGCTGGGTGGTGACTTTGTCTTTGTCATGCTGGGATGGGAAAGAGGGAGTCCCCTCCATCCGTGTGTGTGCAGGTACGGGTGGGGAGTCTGGCCAAGTTTGCGGCCCCATCTTTTGAGGTCTTGTTTTAAAGTCTCTCTTGGTTCTCTTTTCCAGGCCTGATCACTTGAATGGACATATCAAGCAGGTGCACACCTCTGAGCGGCCTCACAAGTGTCAGGTAGGGGTCGGGGCCAGGGCAGAGATGGGCTGAAAGACAACACTGCTGTTCTCACAGCCCGGCCACAAGCCAGCTGATGTGTGTGCTGGGCTGGCTGACTGACCACCACCGCTTTGCACACCTCCCCCTCTGTCCGTCCACCCTTGTCTgctttcctcctttgttcttccccctggccccctcccccccaccgctgGTGTCCCCTCCTTCCTGGTTGCTGGGTCCTGATTCCCACCCTGTCTCTGTCTTTTGCTTGGCTTTTCCTCTCCTGGCATTTGCCAGCTCCTTGGATGGTGGGCCACATTGCACACATGTCGTCCTGGGGGCACCGGCTCCCCATTGGGCCTGGCTTCTGGTTCCTAGCAGTTTGCAGGAGCCACCGTGGAGAGGCAAGGGTTTGTAAAGAGCTCCTGGTGGTCCAGCTAACAACACTTCCCCTTGTCTGCCAGGCAGCCTGACCTTCTGGGTCCCCCTGAGCTTAGGGCACGAGGGGTGGCAGTGGGAACGACAGTGAAGGAGGATAAGAGTGGATGGTCTGATTCTGATTCAGGTGCACTGGCACCTGTTTTACCCACCCTGAACCATGTGTGCAAACAGTCAGGGCTTCTAAGGACTGGAGAGCAAGGTGGTTTCCTCTCCCCGTGAGCTCTTTGTGTAGCAGTAGGTTTAGGGAAGGCTGGGCAAGATTCTCACTCTTGGTGTGTCTGCTTCAACAAGATCTGGGGGCCCTGTGTTACCCAGAAAATTGAATTTCCTCTCCTGGCCACTGAGCATTCCTGTGTGGATGGAAAACACCGGTTTCTTCTCCTTGGCTATCCCCCTTCCTATGCCAAGTTCCCGCCatctgagggggagacagagTGGTGGGGTGCTTGTTACAGTGTCTGGTAGGATAACCCGCTTCTCTTATTCTGTTGGTGGCAAGGAGGGAGGGTTCAGGGAGACCTGCAGGGAGGAATGGACGTGCTGTAGGTCAGGCA
Proteins encoded in this region:
- the PATZ1 gene encoding POZ-, AT hook-, and zinc finger-containing protein 1 isoform X3; this encodes MERVNDASCGPSGCYTYQVSRHSTEMLHNLNQQRKNGGRFCDVLLRVGDESFPAHRAVLAACSEYFESVFSAQLGDGGAADGGPADVGGAAAAPGGGAGGSRELEMHTISSKVFGDILDFAYTSRIVVRLESFPELMTAAKFLLMRSVIEICQEVIKQSNVQILVPPARADIMLFRPPGTSDLGFPLDMTNGAALAANSNGIAGSMQPEEEAARAAGAAIASQASLPVLPGVDRLPMVAGPLSPQLLTSPFPNVASSAPPLTGKRGRGRPRKANLLDSMFGSPGGLREAGILPCGLCGKVFTDANRLRQHEAQHGVTSLQLGYIDLPPPRLGENGLPISEDPDGPRKRSRTRKQVACEICGKIFRDVYHLNRHKLSHSGEKPYSCPVCGLRFKRKDRMSYHVRSHDGSVGKPYICQSCGKGFSRPDHLNGHIKQVHTSERPHKCQTCNASFATRDRLRSHLACHEDKVPCQVCGKYLRAAYMADHLKKHSEGPSNFCSICNREGQKCSHQDPIESSDSYGDLSDASDLKTPEKQSANGSFSCDMAGPKNKMESDGEKKYPCPECGSFFRSKSYLNKHIQKVHVRALGGPLGDLGPALGSPFSPQQNMSLLESFGFQIVQSAFASSLVDPEVDQQPMGPEGK
- the PATZ1 gene encoding POZ-, AT hook-, and zinc finger-containing protein 1 isoform X4, with the translated sequence MERVNDASCGPSGCYTYQVSRHSTEMLHNLNQQRKNGGRFCDVLLRVGDESFPAHRAVLAACSEYFESVFSAQLGDGGAADGGPADVGGAAAAPGGGAGGSRELEMHTISSKVFGDILDFAYTSRIVVRLESFPELMTAAKFLLMRSVIEICQEVIKQSNVQILVPPARADIMLFRPPGTSDLGFPLDMTNGAALAANSNGIAGSMQPEEEAARAAGAAIASQASLPVLPGVDRLPMVAGPLSPQLLTSPFPNVASSAPPLTGKRGRGRPRKANLLDSMFGSPGGLREAGILPCGLCGKVFTDANRLRQHEAQHGVTSLQLGYIDLPPPRLGENGLPISEDPDGPRKRSRTRKQVACEICGKIFRDVYHLNRHKLSHSGEKPYSCPVCGLRFKRKDRMSYHVRSHDGSVGKPYICQSCGKGFSRPDHLNGHIKQVHTSERPHKCQTCNASFATRDRLRSHLACHEDKVPCQVCGKYLRAAYMADHLKKHSEGPSNFCSICNRGQKCSHQDPIESSDSYGDLSDASDLKTPEKQSANGSFSCDMAGPKNKMESDGEKKYPCPECGSFFRSKSYLNKHIQKVHVRALGGPLGDLGPALGSPFSPQQNMSLLESFGFQIVQSAFASSLVDPEVDQQPMGPEGK
- the PATZ1 gene encoding POZ-, AT hook-, and zinc finger-containing protein 1 isoform X6 yields the protein MERVNDASCGPSGCYTYQVSRHSTEMLHNLNQQRKNGGRFCDVLLRVGDESFPAHRAVLAACSEYFESVFSAQLGDGGAADGGPADVGGAAAAPGGGAGGSRELEMHTISSKVFGDILDFAYTSRIVVRLESFPELMTAAKFLLMRSVIEICQEVIKQSNVQILVPPARADIMLFRPPGTSDLGFPLDMTNGAALAANSNGIAGSMQPEEEAARAAGAAIASQASLPVLPGVDRLPMVAGPLSPQLLTSPFPNVASSAPPLTGKRGRGRPRKANLLDSMFGSPGGLREAGILPCGLCGKVFTDANRLRQHEAQHGVTSLQLGYIDLPPPRLGENGLPISEDPDGPRKRSRTRKQVACEICGKIFRDVYHLNRHKLSHSGEKPYSCPVCGLRFKRKDRMSYHVRSHDGSVGKPYICQSCGKGFSRPDHLNGHIKQVHTSERPHKCQVWVGSSSGLPPLESLPSDLPSWDFAQPALWRSSHSVPDTAFSLSLKKSFPALENLGPAHSSSALFCPAPPGYLRQGWTASEGSRAFTQWPVG
- the PATZ1 gene encoding POZ-, AT hook-, and zinc finger-containing protein 1 isoform X5, with translation MERVNDASCGPSGCYTYQVSRHSTEMLHNLNQQRKNGGRFCDVLLRVGDESFPAHRAVLAACSEYFESVFSAQLGDGGAADGGPADVGGAAAAPGGGAGGSRELEMHTISSKVFGDILDFAYTSRIVVRLESFPELMTAAKFLLMRSVIEICQEVIKQSNVQILVPPARADIMLFRPPGTSDLGFPLDMTNGAALAANSNGIAGSMQPEEEAARAAGAAIASQASLPVLPGVDRLPMVAGPLSPQLLTSPFPNVASSAPPLTGKRGRGRPRKANLLDSMFGSPGGLREAGILPCGLCGKVFTDANRLRQHEAQHGVTSLQLGYIDLPPPRLGENGLPISEDPDGPRKRSRTRKQVACEICGKIFRDVYHLNRHKLSHSGEKPYSCPVCGLRFKRKDRMSYHVRSHDGSVGKPYICQSCGKGFSRPDHLNGHIKQVHTSERPHKCQTCNASFATRDRLRSHLACHEDKVPCQVCGKYLRAAYMADHLKKHSEGPSNFCSICNRGLQAPGAHPEWGSSVPLRQDLWQQRRPEMLTSGSD